Genomic DNA from Anabaena sphaerica FACHB-251:
GGATGCAGCAGTATTTGTATCAAGTAACTCTTCATCTAGGATTTCATTGCACAAGTCAACGCATTCATCGCAGATGTAGACTCCCGGACCTGCGATTAATTTACGCACCTGCTCCTGAGACTTGCCACAAAACGAACATTTTAAATGGGAGTCGTACTTAGACATACCAAGCCTCTTATTTCAGAATGGTGACGTTTTCCCCTGCTGTGGGGAGGTTTTGTCTAGAAATAACCTGATCGATCAAACCGTAGTTTTTCGCCTCTTCTGCTGACATGAAAAAATCGCGTTCCGTATCGGCTTCGATCTTTTCTAAAGGTTGACCAGTATGCTTGGCCATTAACTGATTCAAGTTACCCTTGATGTAAAGAATTTCTCGCGCTTGAATTTCAATATCAATCGCTTGTCCTTGAGCGCCACCAAGGGGTTGGTGAATCATAATCCGGGAGTCAGGTAGAGACATACGTTTTCCCGCAGTTCCCGCTGTTAACAAAAATGCACCCATGCTGGCAGCTAGACCAAAACAGATGGTAACAACATCGGGACGTATTTGTTGGATTGTATCATAGATTGCCATTCCTGCGTAAACAGAGCCGCCAGGAGAATTTATGTAAAGTTGAATATCCTTTTCTGAGTCTTCAGCGTCTAGAAATAGCAATTGAGCCACAATTGAATTGGCTACAACATCATCTATTGGCGTTCCCAAAAAAATAATCCGCTCTCGCAGTAGGCGGGAGTAGATGTCAAAAGCCCTTTCTCCCATACCGGATTGTTCTACCACCATCGGGACGATGTTATTAGGGCTGCCGTAGTTACAGCTAATGCCGATGGGACTTAAGCTACTGATTGGGTAATTTCCCGACTGCGATACAAGCATACAAGAATATTTAACAATAAGTGGGACAGAGTTTACAGCCGTGATGACGGCTTTTTGCAAGAGTTGAATTTGTATTTGAGCTATGTTTTAACCATTATGCCTTATATTAAGTTGTTCCCGCAGAAGGCAAGAGGCAAGAGG
This window encodes:
- the clpP gene encoding ATP-dependent Clp endopeptidase proteolytic subunit ClpP, giving the protein MLVSQSGNYPISSLSPIGISCNYGSPNNIVPMVVEQSGMGERAFDIYSRLLRERIIFLGTPIDDVVANSIVAQLLFLDAEDSEKDIQLYINSPGGSVYAGMAIYDTIQQIRPDVVTICFGLAASMGAFLLTAGTAGKRMSLPDSRIMIHQPLGGAQGQAIDIEIQAREILYIKGNLNQLMAKHTGQPLEKIEADTERDFFMSAEEAKNYGLIDQVISRQNLPTAGENVTILK